The sequence ATTTCCAAGACGATCTTGTCTCGGATCCAAGCGGATTCATTCCTGTTCCGGGTGTATGGAACGGTCATCTTTTAAAAGGAGAACCTTTACCTGCAATAGGTTACATCACCTATCATCTAAGATTATATCTTCCTGAACATTCTCCTGATCTTGCGATACGAATAGACGACGGCCAAGGCTCCGCTTACTCCTTATACTGGAACGGAAAGTTAGTCGCTTATAACGGGCATCCAGGGCCTTCTCCGGAAGAAGAAAGTCCTGAATATCTCGCTCAAACAAGTTCCGTTTCCTATTCCAAACAAGTGGATCTAGTGATGTATATTTCGAATCACTATCACAGAAACGGCGGTTTTCAAATGCCGATCTTACTCGGCGACTCTTCCGAAATTTTTGCGGCAAGAGACAGGAGTAGAATGGTGAGTGCATTTTTGGCCGGATCCTTACTCATCATGGGCTTATATCATATGGGCCTATTTTTATTCCGTAAAAAAGAAATGGAGATCCTTTGGTTCTCCCTTACCTGTCTTGCAATCACTTCCAGGGTATTTTTCAGCGGAGATAGATTTATAGGAGAAGCTCTCAGGGACGCTCCTTGGAATATCATGGTCAGAATAGAATATCTTTCCTTTTATCTAGGCGTTCCGTTTATGGCGATGTTTATGAGAACTTTGTATCCTGCTCAGTTCGGTAGGACTGCCATGATTATCATTATGTCAATCTCCATCCCTCCGTGTCTTTCCATTATAGTACTTCCTCCCGCGCTCTTCAGTTATACCCTTCCATATTACCAAGCACTGATCGTATTCTCAGGAATTTATGGGATGATCATGTTGACTATAGCGATATTCAAAGGTTTACAGGGCGCAAAACTGATGTTGCTCGGCTTAGGGATCTTCTTCGCAGCCATATTAAACGACTTTATTTTTTACCAATTCCATATAGGACCGGGATATCTTACTCCTGCAGGTCTATTCCTGTTGACGTTCGCAGATGCGGCTACTCTGGGAAGAAGGATCGCAACCGCCTTCAATACAAGCGAAGAGCTCTCCGTAAATTTGGAGAAGAAGGTGGTAGAAAGAACAAAAGAACTCGCAGAAGAAAGGGACAGAACGGATTTACTTTTATTGAATATTCTTCCTAAACCGGTAGCGGAAGAATTAAAATCCAAAGGATCTGTAACTCCCGTATATTATGAATCTGCGAGCATATTATTCACAGACTTTGTGGGATTTACTAAAATTGCGGAAGATATGCGTCCAAAAGATCTGGTGGAAGATCTACATAATTGTTTTTCCGAATTTGATTCAGTCGTTTCTCGTTTGGGTTTAGAAAAGCTGAAAACGATCGGCGATTCTTATATGTGCGCCGGAGGGATCCCGAATACAAACTTCACTCATGCGGTCGACAACTGCCTGGCAGGATTGGAATTTTTGAGATTTATGAATAAGATCGCGGAGGCAAAATCGCAAATGGGACTTCCATTCTGGGAATTAAGAGTGGGAA is a genomic window of Leptospira dzoumogneensis containing:
- a CDS encoding adenylate/guanylate cyclase domain-containing protein, which codes for MSDSGRTTRFFILGILLYFISFSACTQAKAKERPKAENGTLDLSNWDFEKDGTVELNGDWRYYWKELIPPKNFQDDLVSDPSGFIPVPGVWNGHLLKGEPLPAIGYITYHLRLYLPEHSPDLAIRIDDGQGSAYSLYWNGKLVAYNGHPGPSPEEESPEYLAQTSSVSYSKQVDLVMYISNHYHRNGGFQMPILLGDSSEIFAARDRSRMVSAFLAGSLLIMGLYHMGLFLFRKKEMEILWFSLTCLAITSRVFFSGDRFIGEALRDAPWNIMVRIEYLSFYLGVPFMAMFMRTLYPAQFGRTAMIIIMSISIPPCLSIIVLPPALFSYTLPYYQALIVFSGIYGMIMLTIAIFKGLQGAKLMLLGLGIFFAAILNDFIFYQFHIGPGYLTPAGLFLLTFADAATLGRRIATAFNTSEELSVNLEKKVVERTKELAEERDRTDLLLLNILPKPVAEELKSKGSVTPVYYESASILFTDFVGFTKIAEDMRPKDLVEDLHNCFSEFDSVVSRLGLEKLKTIGDSYMCAGGIPNTNFTHAVDNCLAGLEFLRFMNKIAEAKSQMGLPFWELRVGIHTGPVTSGVIGSNKFAYDVWGDAVNLASRMESSGKPGHLNISGSTYELIKDFFVCEHRGKIQAKGKGEVDMYFVSSIRPELSLDAKGISPNEKFESLRNELNLKLSAV